Proteins encoded by one window of Erysipelothrix rhusiopathiae:
- a CDS encoding carbonic anhydrase encodes MRHKWKNSLDLLKDGNLRFTNQTVRNSHHSQHEMEDLGTGQNPYAIILSCSDSRVSPDIIFDCKLGDLFLIQNAGNISDSSVLGSIEYAVENLKTPLVVVLGHSQCGAISAAFNNLSLDGNLKTIVDQIKGHILSEGIDHSSENHAQKTASEIADNSSIKRHDVKVVSAFYDITTGLVSWL; translated from the coding sequence ATGCGTCATAAATGGAAAAATTCACTAGATTTATTAAAAGATGGAAATCTTCGCTTTACAAATCAAACGGTTCGAAATTCACATCATTCTCAACATGAGATGGAAGACTTAGGAACGGGACAAAATCCTTATGCGATTATTCTTAGTTGTTCGGATTCTCGTGTGTCACCGGATATTATATTTGATTGTAAGTTAGGGGATTTGTTTTTGATTCAAAATGCTGGAAATATTTCAGATTCTTCGGTGTTAGGAAGTATTGAATATGCGGTTGAGAATCTTAAAACGCCTTTAGTTGTCGTCTTAGGTCATAGTCAATGCGGTGCTATCAGTGCCGCATTCAATAACCTATCACTGGATGGGAATCTTAAAACCATTGTGGATCAAATCAAAGGACACATTTTAAGTGAAGGCATTGATCATTCATCGGAAAACCACGCTCAAAAAACGGCTTCAGAAATCGCAGACAATTCGTCTATCAAACGTCATGATGTTAAAGTGGTGAGTGCGTTTTATGACATAACAACAGGGCTTGTATCGTGGTTATAA
- a CDS encoding MurR/RpiR family transcriptional regulator: MSCIYRIKENMHTYTDTEKRIAEYILENKDEVVNFSSQHFAKEINSSAAAIVRFSKKIGYNGFTHLKVELARDHSEEEQSFDKLIKEEDTIETMVRKSHYSNHRTFDNTYKLLNLEVLDASIAAISNARRIYLLGIGGSGIVCQDLYHKFVRIDADVVYFDDFHLEMSSLTHITENDVTIALSYSGQTREIIMAQKLAQDKGATTIAITQVGRNELAKNSDFVINIPKEESEVRLGSIASRFSMLAISDLLYLGVAKNNIEETRRKIVNTRDTIKSIRNI; this comes from the coding sequence ATGAGTTGTATTTATAGGATTAAAGAGAATATGCATACTTATACTGATACAGAAAAACGTATTGCGGAATACATTCTTGAGAATAAAGATGAAGTTGTTAATTTTTCATCGCAACATTTTGCGAAGGAGATTAATTCTTCTGCAGCTGCAATCGTTCGTTTTTCTAAAAAAATTGGCTATAATGGATTCACTCACCTAAAAGTAGAGCTTGCTCGAGATCACAGTGAAGAAGAACAATCGTTTGATAAACTCATCAAAGAAGAAGATACGATTGAAACCATGGTACGTAAATCACATTACAGCAATCATAGAACCTTTGATAACACATATAAACTTTTGAATCTTGAGGTGTTGGATGCTTCAATTGCAGCAATAAGCAATGCGCGGCGCATCTATCTCTTAGGTATTGGAGGTTCAGGTATTGTTTGTCAGGACCTTTACCATAAGTTCGTTCGTATTGATGCAGATGTTGTTTATTTCGATGATTTTCATTTGGAAATGTCTTCACTAACGCATATAACTGAAAACGATGTCACCATTGCCTTATCCTATTCGGGTCAAACGCGTGAAATTATTATGGCTCAAAAACTCGCTCAAGATAAAGGGGCTACAACGATTGCGATCACTCAAGTAGGACGTAATGAACTTGCGAAGAATTCTGACTTTGTCATTAACATTCCTAAAGAAGAGTCAGAAGTTCGTTTGGGTTCTATTGCATCACGTTTTTCAATGTTAGCTATTTCAGATTTACTTTACTTGGGTGTTGCGAAAAACAATATAGAAGAAACACGTCGTAAGATCGTAAATACACGCGACACGATTAAATCAATTCGAAACATTTAA
- a CDS encoding MupG family TIM beta-alpha barrel fold protein, whose product MLGISSYFKDLDYGYLEAAAAIGVKYLFTSLHIPEEDLSKLDQEIPKFLSEVKRLGLELVPDISPATFEKLGIAANDYKALKTLGFTSLRLDYGFDDFEVVKSLQKDFDLMLNASVVNEPYILDALEAGVDFKNISVLHNFYPKTETGLSLDYFKKINEVFIRHNIKIMAFVPGDALKRFPLYEGLPTVEKHRQCNPYLAAVELIHDCGITDILIGDSKAHLETLFYIESYMKDSMMHIPAFFTKNAPDMYDKMFEVRKDLSENVIRMLTPRIPGIPVTDNGPRVRGAITIENELSGRYSGEMQICKKAFPMDARTNVIGFIHPDYVDLVHAIDRYTKIKFVRID is encoded by the coding sequence ATGTTAGGTATCTCAAGTTATTTTAAAGATTTAGATTACGGATATTTAGAAGCTGCGGCTGCTATAGGAGTGAAGTATTTATTTACTTCACTTCATATCCCAGAGGAAGATTTATCGAAATTGGATCAAGAAATTCCAAAGTTTTTATCGGAAGTTAAACGCTTAGGTCTTGAACTAGTACCCGATATTTCTCCTGCAACTTTTGAAAAACTGGGAATTGCTGCAAATGATTATAAAGCACTTAAAACACTTGGTTTTACATCACTACGTCTTGACTATGGATTTGATGACTTTGAAGTCGTTAAATCACTTCAAAAAGACTTTGATTTAATGTTGAATGCAAGTGTTGTAAATGAACCGTATATTCTTGATGCTTTGGAAGCAGGTGTTGATTTTAAGAATATTTCTGTTCTACATAACTTTTATCCTAAAACGGAGACGGGACTATCGTTAGATTATTTTAAAAAAATCAATGAAGTATTTATTCGTCACAATATAAAAATTATGGCTTTTGTACCCGGTGATGCTTTAAAACGATTCCCTCTTTATGAGGGTTTACCTACCGTTGAGAAACATCGTCAATGTAATCCGTATCTTGCAGCCGTGGAATTGATTCATGATTGTGGTATCACGGATATTCTAATTGGAGATAGTAAAGCACACCTTGAAACGTTATTCTATATTGAATCGTATATGAAAGATTCAATGATGCATATACCTGCATTCTTTACTAAAAATGCACCAGATATGTATGATAAAATGTTTGAAGTACGTAAGGATTTATCTGAAAATGTGATTCGCATGTTAACACCACGTATTCCTGGGATTCCCGTAACCGATAATGGACCACGTGTCCGTGGAGCGATTACGATTGAGAATGAATTATCGGGACGATACAGTGGTGAAATGCAAATTTGTAAAAAAGCATTTCCAATGGATGCACGAACCAATGTAATCGGATTTATTCATCCTGATTACGTAGATCTTGTTCATGCCATTGATCGATATACTAAAATAAAATTTGTGCGTATTGACTAA
- a CDS encoding competence/damage-inducible protein A has product MKAEIICVGTELLLGDVVNTNATYIAQQLATDGIFCYHQSVVGDNPKRLKHSFSEALSRSDVILLTGGLGPTYDDLTKEIIAEMLGLPLILHQPSMDKLESYFKTSGKSMTENNIKQAMIPQGAFVFENMCGTAPGIGIETNTKTVILLPGPPREMKMMFETSVNDYLKQKTNVTLVSHKVYLFGIGESTVESILKDKMIDYQNPTIAPYVSDVSVMLRITASAQSYFEADTLIKPVIEEIKELFQDYYYSVDVPYLEDVIVPLLARKNMSVSTAESCTGGLLSSRITRVSGSSKVFNLGVTTYSNDQKNAILNIPHEYFDTVGAVSPEVAKLMASNIRTLAGSDIGIGITGIAGPTGGFDDKPVGLVYIAIATSKHVEVKTLMLGRNHTNERIQIQKMATNHALKMIFDEIK; this is encoded by the coding sequence ATGAAAGCAGAAATTATTTGTGTTGGAACCGAATTGTTGTTGGGGGATGTTGTGAATACAAATGCAACGTATATTGCCCAACAATTAGCGACTGATGGAATATTTTGTTACCATCAAAGTGTTGTGGGTGATAATCCAAAGCGTCTTAAGCATAGTTTTTCGGAAGCTTTAAGTCGTAGTGATGTCATTCTTCTTACAGGTGGACTTGGACCAACTTATGACGATCTTACAAAAGAAATTATCGCTGAAATGCTTGGTCTTCCTCTTATACTTCACCAACCTTCCATGGATAAGCTTGAATCGTATTTTAAAACAAGTGGTAAATCTATGACCGAAAACAATATTAAGCAAGCGATGATTCCCCAAGGTGCTTTTGTATTTGAAAACATGTGTGGTACCGCTCCAGGCATTGGTATTGAAACCAACACCAAAACTGTTATATTACTTCCGGGACCTCCACGTGAAATGAAAATGATGTTTGAAACATCTGTTAATGATTACTTAAAACAAAAAACAAACGTGACGCTTGTATCGCATAAGGTCTATTTATTTGGAATTGGTGAATCAACAGTCGAATCAATTCTCAAAGATAAAATGATCGATTATCAAAATCCTACAATTGCACCATATGTTTCAGATGTCAGCGTAATGTTGCGTATTACTGCAAGTGCTCAATCTTATTTTGAAGCGGACACACTTATAAAACCCGTAATCGAAGAAATCAAAGAACTTTTTCAAGATTATTATTACAGTGTTGATGTGCCCTATCTTGAAGATGTGATTGTTCCCTTACTTGCACGAAAAAACATGAGCGTTTCAACGGCTGAAAGTTGTACAGGAGGACTTTTAAGTTCCCGAATAACACGCGTTTCCGGCAGTTCAAAAGTATTTAATCTGGGTGTTACTACGTATTCAAACGATCAGAAAAACGCAATCCTAAACATACCTCATGAATATTTTGATACCGTTGGAGCTGTTTCTCCGGAAGTTGCGAAACTAATGGCCTCCAATATTCGTACACTTGCAGGTTCAGATATTGGTATTGGTATAACAGGAATCGCAGGACCTACAGGTGGTTTTGATGATAAACCGGTAGGACTTGTATATATTGCAATTGCGACGTCTAAACATGTTGAAGTGAAAACCCTCATGTTGGGCCGAAATCATACCAATGAACGCATCCAAATCCAAAAAATGGCAACAAACCATGCATTAAAAATGATTTTCGATGAGATAAAATAA
- a CDS encoding ABC-F family ATP-binding cassette domain-containing protein translates to MISTNNLSLMFDGKALFEEVSITFTEGNCYGVIGANGAGKSTFLKLLSGELEPTSGHISIPNGKRLSFLKQDHFAFDDFTVLETVIMGNEKLYEIMKEKEVIYAKEDFSEADGIRAGELEEQFADMDGWNAEAEVFTLLNGLGVDRQYHESKMEQLTGSDKVKVLLAQAIFGNPDILLLDEPTNHLDLEAIQWLEEFLINFESTVILVSHDRHFLNKTCTHIADIDFGKIQLFVGNYDFWYESSQLILRQMKDANKKKEEKIKELQDFIDRFSANASKSKQATSRKQALSKIKLDEMVPSKRRYPFIEFKPKRNLGSSVLEVGDLSATLDGKELFTNLSFTIGNNEKVAFVGDQEITKSRFFDIITERVQPDAGFVHWGSSVDYGYFNKNFDEDFETDERIVDWLMEFSDEKDETYVRGFLGRMIFAGDDALKKLNVLSGGEKVRCMMSKMMIMGKNVLILDEPTNHLDMESITALNNALIKFPGTILLASHDHQIIETTATRIMEFKEDGTLVDYLGTYQEYLDRK, encoded by the coding sequence GTGATTAGTACAAATAATTTATCGTTAATGTTTGATGGCAAGGCATTATTCGAAGAAGTATCTATAACATTTACAGAAGGTAATTGTTATGGTGTCATCGGTGCAAATGGTGCAGGGAAATCAACCTTCCTTAAACTCTTATCCGGTGAGCTTGAACCAACAAGTGGTCATATATCAATTCCAAATGGAAAACGACTCTCGTTTTTAAAACAAGATCATTTTGCCTTCGATGATTTTACTGTTTTAGAAACAGTTATCATGGGGAACGAAAAACTCTATGAAATTATGAAAGAAAAAGAAGTAATCTACGCAAAAGAAGATTTTTCAGAAGCGGATGGAATTCGTGCCGGTGAACTGGAAGAACAATTTGCGGATATGGATGGTTGGAATGCTGAAGCAGAAGTGTTCACATTATTAAATGGTTTAGGCGTTGATCGTCAGTATCACGAATCGAAAATGGAACAACTCACAGGTTCTGATAAAGTTAAAGTATTATTAGCCCAAGCAATTTTTGGTAATCCTGATATTCTTCTACTTGATGAGCCAACAAACCACCTTGACCTTGAAGCCATTCAATGGCTTGAAGAATTCTTAATTAATTTTGAAAGCACCGTAATTTTAGTATCCCATGACCGTCACTTTTTAAATAAAACATGTACTCATATTGCGGATATTGATTTCGGTAAAATTCAGTTATTTGTAGGAAACTATGACTTCTGGTATGAATCCAGTCAATTAATCCTTCGTCAAATGAAAGATGCAAATAAGAAAAAAGAAGAAAAAATTAAAGAACTTCAAGATTTTATTGATCGCTTTAGTGCAAATGCTTCAAAATCAAAACAAGCAACCTCACGTAAACAAGCTCTATCAAAAATCAAACTTGATGAGATGGTACCTTCAAAACGTCGTTACCCATTTATTGAGTTTAAACCAAAACGTAATCTCGGAAGTTCAGTATTAGAAGTTGGCGATCTGAGTGCTACTTTAGATGGCAAAGAACTTTTCACAAATTTAAGTTTCACAATTGGAAATAACGAAAAGGTAGCCTTCGTAGGAGACCAAGAAATCACTAAATCACGCTTTTTTGATATCATTACAGAACGAGTTCAACCAGATGCTGGTTTTGTGCATTGGGGATCAAGTGTTGATTATGGATACTTCAATAAAAACTTTGATGAAGATTTTGAAACTGATGAACGAATTGTTGATTGGCTCATGGAATTTTCTGATGAAAAAGATGAAACGTATGTACGTGGATTTTTAGGACGCATGATTTTTGCTGGAGATGATGCATTGAAGAAACTTAATGTTCTATCCGGTGGTGAAAAAGTGCGTTGTATGATGTCCAAGATGATGATTATGGGTAAAAACGTTCTAATTCTTGATGAACCAACAAACCATCTCGATATGGAATCCATTACTGCATTGAATAATGCACTGATTAAATTCCCAGGTACAATTCTTTTAGCATCACATGATCACCAAATTATTGAAACAACCGCAACACGTATTATGGAATTTAAAGAAGATGGTACGCTTGTAGACTATCTCGGAACATACCAAGAATATTTAGACCGTAAATAA
- a CDS encoding PTS sugar transporter subunit IIC — translation MEKLTQFIEEKIAPPLIKFSQLKYVQVMQRTGLGIMSLLVIGSVFLLIASFPVKAWTDFLGDKRWVIAAASGVGTGFIALYTVITTSYGLVEYYNKQRGENHDIVQPMILAVASFLLLNPAQTVTTMVDGVEGKFTGVPSTYMGALGVFAALIVAIITVEIYRFVVNKKLVIKMPEGVPPMVSQSFIALIPSFFVILFWWLLGHVFQLNIPELIAGVFKPLVAVGDSPIVVMIATLLNRILWAVGIHGSNIVNSVGGTFWGQMSQLNLAAFEATGTLANLPHTYTSVFMDNYIWTGLFPLSLCLIMSKSPRLSGLGKLALAASLFNIGEPLIFGLPIMLNPLMMIPFILSYLVLALAAIVLTTLGVIPVPALMISWITPAPIKTYLATAGSIPATAFVLVGWVFMFLCFYPFVKAMEKNDLAEMAAAEQAEEN, via the coding sequence ATGGAGAAGTTAACACAATTTATAGAAGAGAAGATTGCCCCACCACTCATCAAATTTTCTCAGTTAAAATACGTTCAAGTAATGCAACGTACTGGACTTGGAATCATGTCCCTATTAGTTATTGGTTCTGTATTTTTACTTATTGCATCATTCCCAGTTAAGGCTTGGACTGATTTCTTAGGAGATAAACGCTGGGTTATTGCAGCAGCATCTGGAGTAGGGACAGGTTTTATTGCCCTCTATACTGTAATCACGACATCGTATGGATTGGTCGAATACTACAATAAACAACGCGGAGAAAATCACGATATTGTTCAACCGATGATTCTAGCCGTTGCATCATTCTTACTTTTAAATCCAGCACAAACTGTTACAACGATGGTTGATGGTGTTGAAGGTAAGTTTACAGGTGTTCCATCAACATATATGGGCGCACTTGGCGTATTCGCTGCATTGATTGTCGCAATTATTACGGTTGAAATTTATCGATTTGTTGTTAATAAAAAACTTGTTATTAAAATGCCAGAGGGAGTTCCTCCAATGGTATCTCAATCATTTATTGCATTAATTCCAAGTTTCTTTGTAATTTTATTTTGGTGGTTATTGGGTCATGTTTTCCAATTAAACATTCCAGAATTGATTGCAGGCGTGTTCAAACCATTAGTAGCCGTTGGTGATTCACCAATCGTTGTTATGATTGCAACACTTCTAAACCGTATTCTATGGGCTGTTGGGATTCATGGATCTAACATTGTAAACTCAGTAGGTGGTACATTCTGGGGTCAAATGTCACAATTAAACCTTGCTGCATTTGAAGCTACCGGTACACTTGCAAATCTACCACACACATATACATCCGTATTTATGGATAACTATATTTGGACTGGATTGTTCCCATTATCACTTTGCTTAATTATGTCAAAATCACCACGTTTAAGCGGTTTAGGTAAACTTGCTTTAGCTGCATCCTTATTCAATATTGGTGAACCTCTTATCTTTGGATTACCAATTATGTTGAATCCGCTCATGATGATTCCATTCATCTTAAGTTACTTAGTGCTAGCACTTGCCGCAATCGTTTTAACAACATTAGGTGTCATACCAGTACCGGCATTGATGATTTCTTGGATTACACCAGCACCGATTAAAACATATTTAGCGACTGCAGGAAGTATTCCAGCAACAGCGTTTGTACTCGTTGGTTGGGTATTTATGTTCCTATGCTTCTATCCATTTGTGAAGGCAATGGAGAAAAACGACCTCGCTGAAATGGCTGCTGCGGAACAAGCAGAAGAAAACTAA
- the murQ gene encoding N-acetylmuramic acid 6-phosphate etherase codes for MKIDLSKIGTELQNPNTKNIDRLDSVEMVTLINHEDQRVIDAVGEQTYEIAAAIDATYDAIAQGGRLVYMGAGTSGRLGVLDASECLPTFGVGEESVIGIIAGGDIALRHPVEAAEDDEVSGITDLKAINFSKDDILCAIGASGRTPYCIGGLKYAKELGAQTISVACVSQSKMAAYADHPIEVVVGQEVITGSTRMKSGSATKMVLNMISSGAMIKLGKVYGNLMVDVKATNAKLIERARNIIMNATGCTYERATDLLNLSDKSVKVAIVMELCNLDVEEALHLLNQNQGHITRALENK; via the coding sequence ATGAAAATCGACTTATCAAAAATTGGTACCGAACTTCAAAATCCAAATACTAAAAATATCGATCGACTCGATTCCGTCGAGATGGTAACCTTGATCAATCATGAAGATCAACGTGTTATCGATGCGGTTGGTGAACAAACTTATGAAATTGCCGCTGCTATCGACGCTACCTATGACGCAATTGCTCAAGGTGGTCGCCTTGTATATATGGGGGCTGGTACATCAGGCCGTCTAGGCGTCCTTGATGCATCCGAATGTCTCCCCACATTTGGTGTTGGTGAAGAGTCAGTAATAGGAATTATTGCAGGTGGTGACATCGCTTTAAGACATCCAGTTGAAGCTGCTGAAGATGATGAAGTTAGTGGTATCACGGACTTGAAAGCCATTAATTTTTCGAAAGATGATATTTTGTGTGCAATTGGTGCATCCGGTCGAACACCCTACTGTATTGGTGGTCTTAAATACGCTAAAGAACTTGGTGCTCAAACAATTTCAGTTGCATGTGTTTCTCAAAGCAAGATGGCTGCATACGCCGATCATCCAATCGAAGTTGTAGTTGGGCAAGAGGTTATAACAGGTTCTACACGTATGAAATCAGGTTCTGCAACGAAGATGGTTTTAAATATGATATCCTCTGGAGCGATGATTAAACTGGGTAAAGTTTATGGAAATTTAATGGTGGATGTTAAAGCAACAAATGCAAAACTTATCGAACGTGCACGCAATATAATTATGAACGCAACTGGGTGTACTTATGAACGTGCAACCGATTTATTGAATTTAAGTGATAAAAGTGTCAAAGTAGCCATTGTTATGGAGTTATGTAATCTTGATGTTGAAGAAGCGTTACATCTTCTAAACCAAAACCAAGGGCATATTACACGTGCTTTGGAAAATAAATAG
- a CDS encoding VanZ family protein yields MQTYFYPIRTALISFPFIAFAMLIPYLIYDYHKHGSVSKWRAVVIYSFIFYLLCAFYLVILPLPDRQTVHTHWKDMIQPIPFSFISDFIRESSMRLSNPSSILMGLKEGVFTQPVFNILMTVPFGIYLRYYFNCDLKKTVILSFILSLFFELTQLTGLYGLYPGPYRLFDVDDLILNTLGGLFGYGIAPLMTYFFPSREALDLESAEKSVRVTYIRRLVAYLIDTAIMSVAISVFMLGMGAINPVVAQNNVFMSMINFIGFIFFFAIWPIVHQGSTIGMSVVQVRIVAEQSASRIKSIILRTVLVYIFIIRFGDITGALFEMVSSTNLYVGTITSVLYLLVILGYWIFIVSHIISTLFRKDYRLFYERISKTSIVSTYHEKESMHS; encoded by the coding sequence ATGCAAACCTATTTTTATCCAATACGAACAGCTCTAATCAGTTTTCCTTTCATTGCTTTTGCGATGTTAATTCCATATTTAATTTATGATTATCATAAACATGGATCGGTCTCAAAATGGCGGGCTGTGGTAATCTACAGTTTTATTTTCTATTTACTGTGTGCTTTTTATCTGGTAATTTTACCATTACCCGATCGACAAACAGTGCATACACATTGGAAAGATATGATTCAACCCATTCCATTCTCATTTATATCTGACTTTATTCGAGAGTCCTCGATGCGTTTATCAAATCCAAGCTCTATTCTGATGGGATTAAAAGAGGGGGTATTCACTCAACCGGTTTTTAATATCCTGATGACTGTCCCTTTTGGAATTTATTTACGTTATTACTTTAACTGTGATTTAAAGAAAACAGTGATTTTAAGTTTTATATTATCATTATTCTTTGAGCTTACACAGCTTACAGGACTTTATGGACTGTATCCAGGACCTTATCGTTTATTCGATGTGGATGATTTAATTTTAAATACTTTAGGTGGGCTTTTCGGATATGGTATCGCACCCTTAATGACTTATTTTTTCCCATCCCGAGAAGCGTTGGACTTAGAATCTGCTGAAAAATCGGTTCGAGTTACTTATATACGGCGTCTTGTGGCTTATTTGATTGATACAGCGATAATGTCGGTGGCTATTTCAGTATTTATGCTTGGAATGGGTGCAATCAATCCCGTAGTAGCCCAGAATAATGTATTTATGTCGATGATTAACTTCATTGGATTCATCTTCTTTTTTGCGATATGGCCAATTGTACATCAAGGATCTACCATAGGAATGTCAGTGGTGCAAGTCCGTATCGTGGCAGAGCAGAGTGCATCAAGAATCAAATCTATAATTTTAAGAACTGTTCTTGTTTATATATTTATCATTCGTTTTGGAGATATTACAGGTGCACTATTTGAAATGGTTTCATCAACCAATTTATATGTTGGTACCATTACGTCGGTTCTATATTTATTGGTGATTTTAGGTTATTGGATATTTATTGTGAGTCATATTATTTCAACATTGTTTCGCAAGGATTATCGCCTTTTTTATGAACGGATTTCGAAAACATCTATTGTTAGTACTTATCATGAAAAAGAGTCGATGCATTCATAG
- a CDS encoding PTS transporter subunit EIIC, which translates to MFLEKFVSLIQGSRCLNAIKNAINKMAYINIVLGVCIFVYYQFDQIGWVRDPFRNQAVLFYQLYCVMLSISLSYLIASEVLNTDVDVSFTMSTVFLSLLPGIVLVPNGHTTTFPLVTMIVSVIVSLAFNYLDSFKFKGTRIPQAVTDYYNRLWPTIVMLLCLLIFIFIFNHFFLALANGIIVVTNVLSEFIIILSLIMIICMFWVLGIHGVGVIGTLMRPFWFHMMLVNGFMIVSGNLPVYIGTEAFLGWCVWIGGSGCTLGLTVNLLFAKSRHLKTLGKDSLLSNIFNINENIIFGTPIVENKYFRVPFFLAPLITGSVAYWAMKLGYVSIPSIVAPWVIPMPLGLFISTLGDVRSLLLALILVGITTLVYFPFFRMYDQSLVKQEHDK; encoded by the coding sequence ATGTTTTTAGAAAAGTTTGTTTCATTGATACAGGGAAGTCGTTGTTTAAACGCTATAAAAAATGCGATTAATAAAATGGCATATATCAATATCGTTTTGGGTGTTTGTATTTTTGTGTATTATCAGTTTGATCAAATCGGTTGGGTCCGTGATCCATTTCGTAATCAAGCTGTTTTGTTTTACCAGCTGTATTGCGTCATGTTATCGATTTCTTTATCGTATCTAATTGCAAGTGAAGTCTTAAATACGGATGTTGATGTGAGTTTTACGATGAGTACTGTTTTCTTATCGTTATTACCTGGAATTGTTTTGGTTCCAAATGGACACACAACCACGTTTCCATTGGTTACGATGATCGTATCTGTAATCGTATCACTCGCTTTCAATTATTTGGATTCGTTTAAGTTTAAAGGAACGCGGATTCCCCAAGCTGTTACGGATTACTATAACCGCTTATGGCCAACTATCGTCATGTTGCTTTGTCTATTAATCTTTATATTTATTTTTAATCATTTCTTTCTAGCGCTGGCTAATGGTATTATAGTAGTAACCAATGTTTTGAGTGAATTTATTATCATACTATCACTCATCATGATTATTTGTATGTTTTGGGTTTTAGGGATTCATGGTGTTGGCGTTATAGGAACATTAATGAGACCGTTTTGGTTCCATATGATGCTTGTGAATGGATTTATGATCGTTTCAGGTAATTTACCCGTATATATCGGTACGGAAGCATTCTTAGGGTGGTGTGTTTGGATCGGTGGGTCTGGATGCACATTAGGATTAACGGTTAATTTGCTTTTTGCGAAAAGCCGTCATCTTAAAACACTTGGAAAAGATAGCCTTCTTTCAAATATATTCAATATTAACGAGAATATAATTTTTGGAACACCGATTGTCGAGAATAAGTATTTTAGAGTGCCTTTTTTCTTAGCACCGTTAATAACAGGAAGTGTTGCGTATTGGGCAATGAAACTGGGTTATGTTTCGATTCCAAGTATCGTAGCACCATGGGTAATTCCCATGCCCTTAGGTTTATTTATTTCAACCTTAGGAGATGTGCGTTCACTGCTATTAGCACTTATTCTAGTCGGTATTACGACGCTAGTTTATTTTCCGTTTTTTAGAATGTATGATCAATCGTTGGTTAAACAAGAACACGATAAATAA